From Candidatus Nomurabacteria bacterium, one genomic window encodes:
- a CDS encoding rod shape-determining protein MreC: MKARSRHNSSRRRLVQIVVVSVALIGLGVLLPRIFSTVSAVVMYPIHVTNVWLEESTSLVPSFIRTRKALTEEIAQLEDKLVVAGGDDVTMQRLSEENNLLRRLLGVQGEERIAAAVIARPNELPYDLLEIDRGTKHGVAVGAPVYISEDVVIGLVVHAAETYSFVELITTPGFKATAFISGPNVVVHMEGYGGGVARVRVPQGIPITKGNLVYLPSIDPGVFGRISYVENEPTQPEQYGYITPELAISGLHYVAVGTLSQISKSTEEVDENILSIMRTSLVIDGVSAAEIATTTASTTATSTDDI, from the coding sequence GTGCTTTTGCCACGTATCTTCTCGACTGTCTCGGCCGTGGTCATGTATCCGATCCATGTTACCAATGTCTGGCTAGAAGAATCGACCAGCTTGGTGCCGAGTTTCATTCGTACTCGTAAAGCGTTGACCGAGGAGATCGCGCAGCTTGAAGATAAGTTAGTGGTTGCTGGTGGCGACGATGTGACCATGCAGCGACTCTCTGAAGAGAACAATTTATTGCGGAGACTGCTTGGAGTACAGGGAGAGGAACGCATCGCCGCTGCAGTGATCGCACGGCCAAATGAGCTTCCGTATGACCTGCTAGAGATCGATAGAGGCACGAAACATGGGGTGGCAGTTGGCGCGCCAGTGTATATCAGTGAAGACGTGGTGATCGGCCTGGTGGTGCATGCTGCAGAGACATACTCATTTGTGGAGTTGATCACAACCCCGGGCTTTAAGGCCACTGCTTTCATTTCTGGACCGAATGTGGTGGTGCATATGGAAGGGTATGGTGGCGGTGTGGCGCGTGTTCGGGTGCCGCAGGGGATCCCGATCACAAAAGGGAATTTAGTGTATCTGCCAAGTATCGACCCGGGTGTATTCGGGCGGATCTCGTATGTAGAGAATGAACCGACTCAGCCTGAGCAGTATGGATACATCACGCCTGAATTGGCGATCTCAGGCTTGCATTACGTCGCTGTTGGTACATTGTCACAGATCTCAAAAAGTACGGAAGAGGTCGATGAAAACATCCTTAGCATCATGCGAACCAGTTTGGTGATCGATGGTGTCTCCGCAGCTGAAATCGCCACCACGACCGCCTCTACGACGGCTACTAGCACTGATGATATATGA